The [Clostridium] celerecrescens 18A genomic sequence CAGCTCCGTTTTGCAGGAAGGCTCTGGCAATGGCGCTTCCCAGACCTCCGGTTCCTCCTGGGATCAGGGCCTTCTTTCCGGTCAGTGTAAATATATTCTTATAGATCTCATTTTTCATAAAGAAACCCTTTCTGTTCCTGTAAACTGGTATCTGTCTGCTCTTTATTACTTTCAATAAAATAGTCCGGATAGCGTTCCTTCAAAGGGGATATTAACAAAAGGATCCGGGCCAAATGATGATGGTAAATGGTACACGCCCGGTCCGTATCCCGTTCTGCAAGCGCATCAGTAAGTGCAGTTAAATCCCTGAGAAAGTCTTCCATTACGGAAGCGTCGGAGGCAGATAAGTAGAGAAGCCTTTGTAAGTCCATTCCGGCTTTCTGGACGGGTTCCCATATAAAATCCATCTTGCCCGCCAGATCATAAAGCAGATGATAATATTCGGTGATCAGCCGGACGGACTGGGTTAAGTCCTTTTGGGCCAGGTAGTCCTCCTGCTGCATCAGATTATGATAAAGAATATCAAACTGAGGCCGTTTCACTTTTCGGATGAAAATGTTTTGAAGCATGGCTGTCCCAAGCTGCTTGTTAATCCATAAGGTCTGCTCAATTCGGTTAATGTCAATTCTGGATACAAAGGCTCCCTTTTGAGGGATGACGTCCACCAGATTTTTACGGGAGAGCTTGTAGAGCGTATCATGGACCGGCGTCCGGCTTATGCTCAGCGCATCTGCAAGTTCTACCTCGTTCATCTTACGGCCTGGGGGCAGATGAAGGTTCAAAATGAAATGCCGGATAATCCGGTATGCATATTGGCGTGCATCTTCTGTATGTCTCCGGGGCGGCAATTTTTGAAACGGTATGAGTGACATGTAAAGCTCCGTTCTGCCGCCTTGACTGGCGGCACAAATCAAATAAATAACGCCATGGGCGTTGGTGGCTGTCCTGTGTTGCCATCAAAAATTAACATAAGGCTTGTCTGGTACATGGTTTTATATGAGTACCAGGTATGGACAGGACAGAAATGAATTAAAATTGTATGCAATATCTATCTATATTTTATCATTCTTTGCTGAAAAAAGCTACTGAATTTGATGCTGCACGTGCCGGGAGCGAACCGGCGATTATGCCTGTTATCTGCTGGATATCGTGGAGGAATTTTACATTATCGGTAATAACAGAGGAGGAATAGTCAGCTAACATCAGAAAATTGTATGTCCAAAAGAGTTGAAATAAGCAGGAATTTTTGGAAATATATAGTACAATACAACAAAAAAATGATATTAACCTCTTGCATTTATTAAAAACGTATGATATAATTCCAGTGTTGCAGCAAATGAATAATATAATTTATATGCGCGAGTGGCTCAGTTGGTGGAGTACGACCTTGCCAAGGTCGGGGTCGCGGGTTCGAGTCCCGTCTCGCGCTCTATAGAAAACGCAGTTATTTATGAGGGTTTCCGAGTTTCGGGAACCTTCTTTTTGTTTACATAAATATAAGTAATCAAGTATAGTTAAAGCTTTTGAGTGACCACGAAACACAAGTATACATTCCGATTATTCCTTTTTAGAGGCACA encodes the following:
- a CDS encoding GntR family transcriptional regulator codes for the protein MSLIPFQKLPPRRHTEDARQYAYRIIRHFILNLHLPPGRKMNEVELADALSISRTPVHDTLYKLSRKNLVDVIPQKGAFVSRIDINRIEQTLWINKQLGTAMLQNIFIRKVKRPQFDILYHNLMQQEDYLAQKDLTQSVRLITEYYHLLYDLAGKMDFIWEPVQKAGMDLQRLLYLSASDASVMEDFLRDLTALTDALAERDTDRACTIYHHHLARILLLISPLKERYPDYFIESNKEQTDTSLQEQKGFLYEK